The Streptomyces sp. ALI-76-A nucleotide sequence ACGTCACCCCGCTGTCCCTGGGCATCGAGACCAAGGGCGGCATCATGACCAAACTGATCGAACGCAACACCACGATCCCCACCCGCCGTTCGGAGATCTTCACCACCGCCGCCGACAACCAGCCCTCCGTCGGCATCCAGGTCTACCAGGGCGAACGGGAGATCGCCGCGTACAACAAGAAGCTCGGGGTCTTCGACCTCAGCGGTCTGCCGCCCGCCCCGCGCGGCGTCCCGCAGATCGAGGTCGCCTTCGACATCGACGCGAACGGCATCATGCACGTCTCCGCGAAGGACCTCGCCACCGGCCGCGAACAGAAGATGACCGTGACCGGCGGCTCGGCCCTGCCCAAGGACGACATCGACCGCATGATGCGGGAGGCCGAACAGTACGCGGAGGAGGACCGCCAACGCCGCGAGGCGGCCGAGACCCGCAACCAGGCCGAGCAACTCGTCTACCAGACCGAGAAGTTCGTCCGCGAGAACGAGGACAAGGTGCCCGCCGACACCAGGGCCGAGGTCGAGTCGGCGGTCACGGAACTCAAACAGCTCCTGGAGGGGAACGCCGAGACGACCGCCCTGCGCACGGGGGTGGAGAAACTCGCCTCCGTCAGCCAGAAGATGGGCCAGGCGATGTACGCGTCCGCCGCAGGCACCGGCACCGGCACCGGCACCGGCACCGAGGACCCGTCCGACCGCCAGAGCGCGTCGGACGAGGAGGGCGTGGTGGACGCGGAGATCGTCGACGACGAAAGGGACCCCACGGACCGCAAGGACCACAAGGGCGACTCGGCCTAGGACCCGCCCGCCCGGAACCCGTACCGCTCACAGGCCGCTCACGGGCGCGCCGTCCCGGTGCCCTCGGCCGGCAGCGCGGCGCACACGGCGTCCAGGACCGCGGCGTACGGCGTACCGAGGCCGCTCAGCCGGGACCGCAGCCGCTCCAGGCCGTCCCGGTGCCCGGTGAGCAGATCCGTGTCGCCGGTGCGGGCCGTCAACTCCAGGACCGCGGGCAGGAAGTCGGGCCGTTCCGCGCCCGCGAACTCCAGCCCGTGTTCCCGGTAGACCTCTTCGAGGCGGACCAGCGAGATGCCACGCCGGGGGTCCCCGTCGTCCCGCCACCGGCTCAGATGAAGGCTGTGCCGGTCGTCGGCGTCGAAGACCCGCACGTAGTGCGCGGCCAGTTCCGGTGCGGGCGTCACCGCCGCGTGGTCGGTGAACTCCCGCAGTTGCGGTGCCGCTTCGCGCAGCAGCGGCAGCCGGGCCCGGAAGGCGCCGTCCGGGTACGTCAGGCACAGCGCCGCCGCCTGGTACAGCACCGCGTCCGAGGGCATCGGGCCTCCTGTCGTCGGTGGTCCGCCGCGGCGCGGCGCTCCCTGCCTGCCCGTGGCTGCTTCGAACCTAGGGCGGGGCGGGGGAGCGCACCCGTCCACCGCACCCGTACGGGTCAGGGCTCGCGGGCGAGCCCCGCGCAGACCGGCACGACGCCCTCCGCCCGCGCCGCCACGTCCCCGGGCCCCGGCCGCCCCCGCGGAACGGGATCACCCGGGCCAGGAGCATCCCGAAGGTGCCGTACGCGGCTCAGAAGTCCGCGCGGCGCTCCCGCAGCAGTTCCCTCGTGCGCTCCGCCGAGGCCGCCCCCGCGGACATGTGGTCCAGGACCTCCAGATGGGTGGCGACCTCCTTGCGGGAGTCGAGGTACAGCGCGCCGGTGAGGTACTCGGTGAACACCATGTCGGGCAGCTGCGGCTCGGCGAAACGGAACAGCGAGAAGGGCGCGTACGTGCCCGGATGCGGGCCCTTCGCGAACTCCGCGACCTGTAGCGTGACCCGGTCGCGCTCGGCGAACCGGAGGAGCTTGTCCAGCTGGTCGCGCATGACCTCGCCGCGGATGCTCACCGGCCGCCGCAGCACCGTCTCGTCCATGATCACCCACAGGTGGGGCGGATCCTGCCGTTCCAGCAGCTGCTGCCGGGCCATCCGCAGCGACACGTGCCGCTCGATCGTCTCCCCACCCGCCTGCCCGATCGTCCCGGCCTCCAGCACGGCACGCGCGTAGTCCTCGGTCTGGAGCAGACCGGGCACGAAGTGCGGCTCGTACGAACGGATGATCCGGGCGGCGCCCTCCAGGCTCACGTACAGGCTGAACCAGTCCGGCAGCACGTCGTGGAAGCGCTGCCACCAGCCCGGCTGGTTCGCCTCCTCGGCCAGCGCGACGAACGAAGCCGACTCGTCCTCGGACACGCCGTACGTCTCCAGCAGCACCTGCACATAGGGGATCTTCAGCGCGACGTCGGCCGTCTCCATCCGCCGTACCGTCGCGGGGGCCACCCGCAGTACCTGCGCGGCCTCCTCCCGTCTGAGGCCGGCCGCCTCCCGCAGTTCCTGCAGGCGTCTGCCGAGCACCACCTGACCCACCGTGGGCGCGGGACGCCGCTCACTCACGCCACGCCTCCCCTACGCGTCGAAGTTCGCGTGCAGTGTGTCATGTTCCGCTCCCGGTCTCATCAGTCTCTCCGGACCGAGGCCGCGCCACACACCACACCGGTCGCGCCGCGCGGCGGCGGGCCGGCCCGGACGCCATTACCCCGGGGGTAATCGACGCCGCCGGCGGTACGCGGGATCGTGACGGCACCGGGTTCCGGGCCGGCGCACTCCGGCCCGGGATCCGGGCCCCTGTCCGGCGGCCACGGGGATCCGGGAACGGGATCCCGCTGCCTCGACCCGACCACGACGGAAGGTGACGCGTCATGTCCGCGACCCAGCTCACCACGCTCGCCCGGACCTCCGACCCGCACGCCGTGCTGCGTCGCCTCCTCGCCCTGGACGCGGTGGTGACCGGCGTGAACGGGATCGCCTACCTCGCCGCCGCCGGCCCGCTGGGGGACTTCCTCGGCACCGGCACCCGGCTGCTGCTCGCTCTCGGGGCGTTCCTCACGGTGTACGCGGCGGCCGTCGGCCTGCTCGCCGCCCGCGCCCGTCCCGCCGCGCTGCCGGTCCGGGCGGTGGTGGAGGCCAACCTGGCCTGGGCGGTGCTGAGCCTGGCCGCCCTCGGCCTGTGGCTGTCACCGACCACGGCGGGCACCGTGTGGACCGTGCTCCAGGCGCTCACCGTGGCCGGGTTCGCCGCGTTGCAGTACGGGGCCCTGAGGCTCCGTCAGGGCAGCAGCGAGTGAAGGTACTTGACCGTCGCCGGGTCGGCCGGGAGCAGCGTCTCGATGGCCAGCTCGGCGACGGTCACGTCCATCGGGGTGTTGAAGGTAGCGATGGAGGAGATGAAGGACAGCGTCCGCCCCTCGTGCTCGATCCGCATCGGCAGCGCGAAGTACGGGACCGGCTCGCCGCCCGGCTCCTCCTCGGCCCCCTCCTCCGGCACCGGGTACGCCGCGACCTCCTCGTACAGCGCCCGCAGCTCCGGCGAGCGGTGCAGGGCGATCTGCCGGCCCATCTGGTCGAGCAGATGCCCGCGCCACTCACGCAGATTGCGGATCCGCGGGGCCAGGCCCTCCGGGTGCAGGGTCAGCCGCATCGCGTTCAGCGGCCGCGTGAGCAGGGACGGCGAGACGCCGTCCAGCAGCATCAGGATGCCCCGGTTGGCCACGACGACGTTGTAGAGCGCGTCGACCACCAGCGCCGGGTAGGGCTCGTAGCCCTGGATCAGGCGCTCCATGCCCTCGCGCAGGGCGTCCAGCGCCGGGTCGTCCAGCGGGGTCTCCGGGTAGCGGGGCGCGTAACCGGCCGCCAGCAGCAGCGCGTTGCGCTCACGCACGGGTACGTCCAGGTGCTCGGCCAGCCTGAGCAGCAGTTCCTCGCTCGGCCGGGAGCGGCCCGTCTCGACGAAGCTGATGTGCCGGGCCGAGGAGTCCGCCCGTAGCGCCAACTCCAGCTGGCTCACCCGCCGTCGCTCCCGCCAGGCGCGTAGCAGCGGGCCGATGCCCTGGCCCTGGGGGGCGCCGAACGGCGCGGTGTCACCGGACGCGACAGTGGTCATGCACCCGACCGTAGCCGAGGAACGGTCACCCGGAGTCGGGGAGTGGGCGCATGAACGGACCGGGGGCCCTGGAGACGCGGCGGTGTACCGCGCCCGGGTGGGGGCTGCCCGCCGGGTGGGGCGGTCGGTGACGCCTTGGCCACCGGTCGAGTTCTCCTCCCTCGGCCGGATGATCCGTGCGGCCCACGGACCGCGCGGGGTGACCGGAGCTTCGTGCCGGGCGGGCACGGTGCGGTGGGTCTGGTCAGCGAGATCCGTGCGGCCCACGGACCGCGCGGGGTGACCGGAGCTTCGTGCCGGGCGCGCACGGTGCGGTGGGTCTGGTCAGCGACGACACGCAGATGCCCCTGCTCACGGCCGAGGGGGTCCAGCGGGTCGAGGGCCGCGCCCGCGCCGCCGTGCTCACCGACGACCTCGCGGCCCAGGGCATGCGCGCCCGACCCCCGGCGCCCTCCTGACCAGGGGCCCCGGCGGCACAGCTGTGGCACGCTGAAGACGTACCCGGCGCCCAGGAAGGAACCAGGCCATGCCCGTCGAACCCCTGTCCCAGAAGGAGATCGAGGACCGGCTGGCGGAGCTGCCGGGCTGGTCGCTCGACGGCGACCGGCTCACCCGCACCTACCGGCTCGGCACGCACTTCGCCGCCACCGCGATGGTCGTCCACATCGCCCGGGTGCAGGAGGAGCTCGACCACCACTCCGACCTCACCCTCGGCTACAACACGGTGTCCGTGAGTGTCCACACGCACAGCGTCGGCGGTGCCGTCACCGAGCTGGACTTCGAGCTCGCGCGGAAGGTGGAGGACCTCGCCCCCGGCCACGGAGCCCGGTGACGCGGTGCTCGACTACGACAAGGAGGCCGACGCCTACGACGCCTCCCGCGGCGGCGAGCCCAGAGCCGCCGCGGCCGCCGACACCGTGCTCCGCCTGGTCCCCGAGCGGGCCCGCCGGCTCCTCGACGTCGCCTGCGGCACCGGGATCGTCACCCGGCGGCTCGCCGCTGCCCGCCCCGGCCTGCGGGTGACCGGCGCGGACCTGGCGTACGGCATGGCCCGCACGGCCGCCGTGCGCATGCCCGGGGCGATCGTCCTGGCGGACAGCCGCCGACTGCCGTTCCCCGACCGGACGTTCGACGCCGTCACCAGTGTGTGGCTGCTGCACCTGCTCGACACCGCCGACGACGCGCGGGCCGTCGTCGCCGAATGCGCCCGGGTCCTGCGGCCCGGCGGTGTGTACGTCACCACGGTCGACAAGGCCGCCGCGCACGACGTGGG carries:
- a CDS encoding helix-turn-helix transcriptional regulator — translated: MTTVASGDTAPFGAPQGQGIGPLLRAWRERRRVSQLELALRADSSARHISFVETGRSRPSEELLLRLAEHLDVPVRERNALLLAAGYAPRYPETPLDDPALDALREGMERLIQGYEPYPALVVDALYNVVVANRGILMLLDGVSPSLLTRPLNAMRLTLHPEGLAPRIRNLREWRGHLLDQMGRQIALHRSPELRALYEEVAAYPVPEEGAEEEPGGEPVPYFALPMRIEHEGRTLSFISSIATFNTPMDVTVAELAIETLLPADPATVKYLHSLLP
- a CDS encoding helix-turn-helix transcriptional regulator — translated: MSERRPAPTVGQVVLGRRLQELREAAGLRREEAAQVLRVAPATVRRMETADVALKIPYVQVLLETYGVSEDESASFVALAEEANQPGWWQRFHDVLPDWFSLYVSLEGAARIIRSYEPHFVPGLLQTEDYARAVLEAGTIGQAGGETIERHVSLRMARQQLLERQDPPHLWVIMDETVLRRPVSIRGEVMRDQLDKLLRFAERDRVTLQVAEFAKGPHPGTYAPFSLFRFAEPQLPDMVFTEYLTGALYLDSRKEVATHLEVLDHMSAGAASAERTRELLRERRADF
- a CDS encoding 4a-hydroxytetrahydrobiopterin dehydratase, whose protein sequence is MPVEPLSQKEIEDRLAELPGWSLDGDRLTRTYRLGTHFAATAMVVHIARVQEELDHHSDLTLGYNTVSVSVHTHSVGGAVTELDFELARKVEDLAPGHGAR
- a CDS encoding molecular chaperone TorD family protein, with the protein product MPSDAVLYQAAALCLTYPDGAFRARLPLLREAAPQLREFTDHAAVTPAPELAAHYVRVFDADDRHSLHLSRWRDDGDPRRGISLVRLEEVYREHGLEFAGAERPDFLPAVLELTARTGDTDLLTGHRDGLERLRSRLSGLGTPYAAVLDAVCAALPAEGTGTARP
- a CDS encoding class I SAM-dependent methyltransferase, producing MLDYDKEADAYDASRGGEPRAAAAADTVLRLVPERARRLLDVACGTGIVTRRLAAARPGLRVTGADLAYGMARTAAVRMPGAIVLADSRRLPFPDRTFDAVTSVWLLHLLDTADDARAVVAECARVLRPGGVYVTTVDKAAAHDVGSDIDAVLAPRPRRPARDSGPAVTAYAVAHGLVPADRARFPGHGQGRSPRSTVADLRRGWFTRLPPGDPRIDTFAARLAGLPDQDRPRADPVFRLLSFTKPDRRPG